The DNA sequence ATTCAGTTTGATATCATCTATAAACCACTTTGAAATgagtttgaaaatataaaaatgcaaGATACCAAGTTGTGCAATGGGACAAGTCAAAATCTCACAACCAAGAAGCATATGGTGTGGCGTTACTCATTTTCCTACACTACacactttttgtaaaatgaaggTTTCTACTTTGTTAACTGTTGGATCGAGTTGAAATTTTAACAGCTTATCCTAGACACATAtttcttgactttgaccggtcggatcttgaatCGGAAGTCTGTaatgagagcagtttttatcgcaaggtcctTGTAGTTTTgattgttgacaacattgatcTTTGTTGCTTActtggtgcataactttctctaaagttattcaattaagttggttctttttgaatttggttcttgattcaatcatctttaatttgaatgtaaacacaaaatttttggaacttcacacaagctgcagttttatttctaaaatctcatattgtttgcataatgtgtttaAGTTggattgaataaaaattataagaattagttattttccaagAGAGACATATGTTGTCAAATGCTTGTGTGAGAATATAGGAGATTCCATGAGAGAAAtcctatttgatttaattagtaatGTGTTCATTGATGTAAGGATTTAGTACCGGAGGTTTATTCTGATACTCTAATACTCATtcaagactcatgtagagtggAATGAGTCACGTGATGAAAGGGGCAGGAGCTCTTGTTTTTAAGAATAGCCATAGGATTCTTATGACGGTTAAAATGACTAATcttgtgtggtagggtgaaactcattgaCAATGACTCTGCAGGTAATagaggtcaccacaagtgcaaaaacCACCAAGAATCATACATCAATGTCTagatccagataattgagtcaAAGAGTGTTATTTTGTTAGATGGGTTAATTGATGTTGCTTTATTTGGTGTAATTGGTGCGTTATTCTGCAATTCTTTTGAGTGGTAAgtgtgtatattttttttttttcaaaacgcagtttaaatattcttttttttctaattttttgaagtgtcttttaaaaataaaattataactgaGTAAAGCTCCAAAACATACAATAGCTTTGATACTATGAAGCGACTTGAATGGGATCATAACAAATTCTATATAAACCAAAATTTGGACTTCATTGTTATAAATTTTGGCAGCTTAAAACTCAAGAAAAATCGTGCATACTTTATTTGATTGAAGTGGTAATTATgcgttaatttttattattattttaattcaaaatgtgCTCATagtacactttttttttataaaagataacaATTCAGTCTTTAATAcactttttttgttaattaaaatttattatataatcattATATGAAAAGTGAAAGTCAAAATTTTTTATAGTTtctaataaatttcaatttataacaGAAGgcatatttaaaagattatatttagaaaatatttgttcacatttctctttgttttactttgtcaaaattatttatttagaggAGGAATAACAGCAACCTTCCTAACCTCCAGGGCTTAGCTTTTTTaatcaaaagttaaaaactaattaatcgATAAATTGAAGGATTAgatataattatgattaaaacCCGGGTTAGTTATTTTCATTCACATATGTTAGTCTTCAAACTCCAAACTTGTTGGGTACCAGGCTAAGGAACACAATTATAAGTGACCTCTTACTGGTTTCATAACCAAAATTTATCAGCTTTCTCTCTTTATCATTTTAAGTTTCAACATTAAAAGAATTTCTTCTTGACTAATAAATCTTGTGCATCGTGTCAAAATTTATATCATTCCTCTCAAAACATAATCAAAACATTATTCTCAAATGAAACATGGCctggttttttcttttgtggCCGGTTCCTGTTAGTAAAATTACCAGGAATAAGAGAAATATGAAGAACACgttggaaaaacaaaatatatacttAGCTATTGAGCGAAATTGTGAgactcaataaataaaaataagatctCTCACATTATTCAATAAATTCTACATTAGATTAATCTTAACAGTAGAGTATGTTAGAGCGCACTGTTAAgacttttcataaaataaatggGCAGAGCAAGTAGTGCAGTGCAGTGGGATAAAATTTAGTTACTGACAAACTTGTTAAACACATCATTGTCAAAAATAGAATCAGTACTCCTACCATATGAAGATTTTAAGACTTATTCTATAAAAGGTCACAGTTTCAAGTAactaaaaattaacatacagATTTCTCAAGAAAGCAAAGGTATAAGGAGATATAGACTTTCCAAACAAAGAACACCAACGAGGAAGCTTCGTAAGGACTCGTTCGGTTACTGGTGTTAATTTGTCCACATCAGTTCTAAGCTTAAGAATAGGAGTATCAGAGTTATGAGTTGAACCTGACCTCCAATGAAGAGTCAGATCAAACAACTTGGGTGCCTTTTTTCCTCCAGAAAACTGAATAATATGCCAACCATCCACACCATTCTTTTTGCCAACTGAAATCAATTCTTCAGAATCCCTTGCATCTGAGGTTGAGTAAGAAAAACAATActttatataatgaaatatcataatataaacaATACTTTAGATAATGATAGATTGATAAATAAACAGTATTAAGAATTTGACCAAGCATGGTGCCAGCCAATTTTTGGAAACTCATGCTCAAACTGATGATTATTTAGAAACACAACTCGATACCTTTAAGCTCAAAATCTTCTATTTCTTCTGTGTTGATTGCAAGAACCCAACGGATAGAACCCTTTGTATCAATTGAAACTTCTGTTATTCTTCCATTTCCTTTAGCATCACTAAGGACGTGCATTGTAGGAATATCCATCTCAGACCAGCCACTATTGGTGTCATTATAGGCCCAACAACCATATTTGACCGAGAAAGTCACAAAATCAACTGTTTTGTCTCTACCACATACAAAACCTTCGTTAATCTGTTCAACTTCCTTGTTCAAATTTCCAGGTgtagtagaaaataaagataaatatgatTTAGGATTTTGTCCTTCATCGGGTTTTCCTGTGGCATCAACAACATGTACAACCTgaaaataaagacaaatttttaattgttatgcTAGCTTTACTAGGTAATTGTCAAATTAAATGGTTGTGATAGGGAGGGAGaaagacaaataaattaaataataggaTTAATGACATTATATTCGTATGGTGTGTAATAATGTGTTGCAATATACAGACTTTTACTGAAAGGTCAAATAAAGTAGTAGCGCTAGTACAAGTCCAATCCCTATTATGGTAAGAAAATTtagactgaaaaaaaaaaaaagcattatGAATAGGAAACAACTCATAATATTACATCCTCAATTAGATGACTAGTTGATTCTAAACCCGCAGAATATATTCTATAAAGCCTTTAGGATATTCAATAAGATGAAGTGGATATATTGACTAAACAACTTAAAAAGATCAGGAATCAATATTCTCCATAGTAAGTACAAAGACCAACGTTCaatgataattatatttacaGGTAATGATCGCCAAGGCAATCAATAGGTTTTGTTGCCACTTTCAGATCAAATATCTTGCAGACTACGACATTTCTTGGAATAGAGGTGGCACAATCCAAGAACAGTATTGTGAGCtgccaaataaaatatttgatgggCATCCAAAAATATTGATGAGTGCTAAACCTGATGATTCTCCTATCCAATGAATCCTAATGCCAAAAGCGAGTCATTTTTACACCCATAAAGGTACAAAAGACCAGTTAGGAAACCGAACTATTTGATTGTCATTTGTCCAGGCATCTCCTTTGCATTCAATGTAACAATTCAATTTCTTAGTTCTCCATGTGAAAATCTCAGAGGTGCAGTAGTGCCCAACTTGAAGTATATTGAAGGAGGTCTAAGAAGATTTTTTATACAAAGACAAAGGCTATATCTAGACTGCAGGATATGGGAATGTACTGTGACCATTTAATCTTTATTGGTAATAATCTGATTTCAAGGAAAAGCAAGGAAACAAATATAGTTGCTAGGCCTAATGAAATGGAGTATCGAGTTGAGAGCTTATCTGGCTCAACGAGTTGCTCAAAGAGATTTATGGAGGTTACACAAATGCACTCATGTGATAACCAAGCACCTTGCATGATGCCCCAAATATAGATATAAATCCATTTAATTAGAGAGGAATATTTATCCCAAGACATCACCACTAGCTTTGTCAATTCAAAAGACCAAGGATGGCTGTTTCAACTAAGTCATTATTAAGTccttaattttgttatatgtgACAAGCTTGGTGAATATGGTTTATATGTTCCAACTTGAGGAAGAgagttaaaaatatgtaattatagtAATATTGCAAATACATTACATCATATTCTTGTGATTATTTCTAGTTATCCTTGTATAGTACTTatgacaatataaatatttgctCCGTTATGTACTTCATACACCGATTTATTAACATGTCCTCTCACTTCTCTCTCTTTAAACACAAATTAACAATTATACTACTTTCAATTTTATGCAGAAGAAATAAATACCCAACTCATCATGACTAATACAAATTGTTAAATTagttcatttaaattaataatgtcataaatttaaatttattgctAGAAATacccataaaattaaatagtttatgTGGTATTGATAATGTTCATTTTTACATGTTTTGGTGTGTTTTAGTGAATAAAGTCAACTTTTCCTAACTTTTACCTTGTTTCACCACCCTCAAGATTATctggtttttgaattttttatgttttagttgttttatgtttgttttgtcACTCATCTCTCTTTTAAGTGTGTTAAATAAGTGAATAGGAAGCAACTATGGTGGAGGAAAACAAGCTAGACTTCAAGGAAGCATGATTGGACAAAAAAGTATTGATTTTGAGGCAAATACCAACGTCGAGCATCATAGGAGACACGTCTAGTGCTACAAAGTCAGAGAGTAAGTTAGCTGCAGAGCATCAGAAGGTTAGGCAGAGGTCGGGTCGTGGCCAGGCCTTAGCTAGTTGCGTCGGGCGGTGTCTTCACATAAGCTGTTGTTCCACATTTTAACTAATAGTGTCGAGCGATGTTGAGCTGGCGCCAAGCGGTGACAACGCATATGTGTCAAAAATATGGTATTTATCCATGCTTCTCGCGAGGGTTAGAGGAAATCCTCACTTGAACGATAGAAATCACTTTTAGGTACTTGGAAGAGCCTCTTGGAGGTTGCTAGGGGTGTTGGGAAGCTCTCCCACTCCTCCTTGGGTCTTCTCCTCCAGTCATGGTGGTTTTCCCCCTTTTCGGGTTTAGAGAAGAAGATGGGCTACAAATGGGAGATGTAGACGCGAATGGGAGGCACAATTGGAGCTTGGAGCAGTTGCCAAGAATCTTGGAAAAGGGCTTGCATCTTCTCTTTGGTTTCCATTTCTTCCCTATCTCTTCTATTTGTAAACTctaggttctccaccatggagagctAACCCTATTttttgagattagatgtaatgaactaaattcttgtgtaatttgtgttgttaatatatgtgtgtgtgtgtgtgtgtgtttagtatttaatttttatgcttAATGCTTGTTGTGCCTTGATCACCCATTGCTTGTTTGTTGGTTCTTGAGATGTTGGAAAATGTCTTTTGAAcctaaaaatgaaattgaatgcctaatggagcttgtacctaggGATAGAACATGTTTTCTTAGTAATTTAAGATTCTTGAACTTAATGCATGGTTGcttgttgaggattcaaggaattggaaCTTAATGAGTTATCATAGGCTCAAAGTTActaggaataggatttgagtaatcttgtgagttgattttgacttgaatatggaattgagatgtttgtgaatgcatgagaatgaagGGAATGAAATCTAGTCTTGACAATTGTATATAttgtatgttaaatttatgttgCACATCATCAactgtttgataaaatttatgttgCATATCACTATTGGCATTAGTACACACCCTCCTCCGTAGTGAGAGAAAAATCCCCATCAAGTTCTATACCCTCACCACTCTCTTTAGGAATCAATTTAGACATCTCCAATCAAAAGCAACAATATAATAGGGATCAGGATGCAAAAACTTGTCAATTTAGAAGTCACCCAATCCCCAGGCATTAACATTTTAAGTTAGGATAGGAAACGTATAGGCTAAATGTAGGAGTATTTTTCTGTTTCCATCGAAGAACCACCATAGTAGAAGGAATGAGATGACATTTAAAGGAAGGTTAATATGATAACATTGGTATGACTTGGCATTTTACATGTTGATACTAAAAGATTGGAGGGGAAGGAGGGATAGGTTTTCCGAAGCACATGAAGTTCGGGTTGGAACTAGCAAAATTTGTTGTGCCAATACACCAATGACCATGTGTGTTTTAAGTTGGAAACTTGTATCTCTAAATGGCTTAATAGGTTTCAGGGGTTCctacataatttgtttttttactatGTTTTGTTGTTTGGTGCTTGGAGGATTAAACTTTTCCTGTAAAATTTAAGCATGTGAGTCTTAAGTTATATGTTTTGGTAGATGATAAGTTTATGGAACGCTTTGTGCTTTAATTTCCCTTTGTACATATTTCAGATTCACGGATAGGGTTGGAGCACCCCAAGTGCttcattcatttataatttttctctcttgctgataaaaaaaagaaaaagaaaaaacaatataaactaCACTACTAGTGGACAAACATAATTCAAACGAGGGAAGTTCTATGTGTATTCATATTATATGAGGTAGAATAAGTGCTTCAATTAACTATTAACTATTAACTATTAAGTGACCAAAAAGActgtaaaatatatatgcaaATAAAAACTTACATTCACAGCCCTAGCAATGTCTTCTGAAAATGGAGGAACGACACCCGATACTACAATTGCAAGTGATGAAGCAAATAACATTAAGG is a window from the Vigna unguiculata cultivar IT97K-499-35 chromosome 7, ASM411807v1, whole genome shotgun sequence genome containing:
- the LOC114190998 gene encoding uncharacterized protein LOC114190998 isoform X3; amino-acid sequence: MHTQREGNCPPLLKLLLSRWRLKDGSLKLDHFNGLYFSFWETILKLALLTWLLFDGFFEATLTSERLPKPLKLITLILGLATPILFSAGIFIRLAAILIGGMVRFDRNPGGTPEWLGGFVIAAFIASLLSLTLVYLLSYVHLSGAKKAIILATLMLFASSLAIVVSGVVPPFSEDIARAVNVVHVVDATGKPDEGQNPKSYLSLFSTTPGNLNKEVEQINEGFVCGRDKTVDFVTFSVKYGCWAYNDTNSGWSEMDIPTMHVLSDAKGNGRITEVSIDTKGSIRWVLAINTEEIEDFELKDARDSEELISVGKKNGVDGWHIIQFSGGKKAPKLFDLTLHWRSGSTHNSDTPILKLRTDVDKLTPVTERVLTKLPRWCSLFGKSISPYTFAFLRNLYVNF